A segment of the Psilocybe cubensis strain MGC-MH-2018 chromosome 5, whole genome shotgun sequence genome:
AGATGCGGTCGGACGTCTGTGCGACCCTGTGTACACGAGCGTATGGTGGTGATCCTCACGACCGCCCATACCGTGCGGTCAGCAAGGGGCTTTAGCACAGCGGACTTTTGTTCGGCGCCCCGTGGCTGATCTGTATTGCATCCTCGACCCTCCGTAGTGTTTAATTAAACAAATGTGGACATATAGACGGTTACTTAAGGCGGATTTGCCTTATTTTTGAGCACAAAAATACACAATGGGACAGAATTCTGTGTTCTTTTATTACCGAGAAATTAAAGTTGTCAGGCCCAATCGAATCGCTTTGCAGACACCAATCACGAGTAACGGTCCATATCGTTTTTATCATTCCAAGCCCTTCCAAGCCACGTACTGGTTGATGCTAATGGTAAATGACGCAGTTTCCAAGCAAGCTTTAAAGGAGTCGAAAACATTTGGACGCCGAAACAGGAGCAACAGATTGCACAGCACAACGCGGTCATTCATGGAAATGTGCGATGGGAGAAATACCACAAAATTTGTGCGCATTTTGCGCTGATTCCGATTATTGTGTGAACGGCTGCCTTTGTGGTCTGAGAAGTGTCACATTCTCATTGACAGGTGACCGTTTGTGCAGAGCTTGGCCAGTGCATGCTTCAGGCGGCAGGCCTTTTCCTGTTTGTGGGATCGAGGAATTGATCATTGGCACCCAACTCGGCCGAAGGCACCAACTCCCCCTAGTCTCATCCCCCAATAGCCCCGCAAGGAAGAAAGTCGCCAATAGCGCTTTATCGACCGCACCATCAAAACGCAATCGGTAGGTGGCCAGGTATTATTGCCTCCCTTGTTCGCAACAGAGTTGGGCCTGGTTTATACCCCTGTCCTACCTCGTCTTTCCCCCTGTCACGGACGGCTGGAAAAACCCAACATGCATGCCCCCTACATCGCCTGGAACCCATCATACTCGCATCATTTTTGCGCATGAAAATGCCTATCGACGTCCGACAGATCCTGGCATGATTCTGGGGAGAAGTTTCTGCGCTTCCGGCTGGCTGGACAAGTTAACATACATGGGCGTTCTTGAATTCTTCATTTCTGGAATCCCAGGAGGCACGGCAATGCGGCGAGATACCTGTACAGATGAGCTGGCAAGTGGGCAGCAAAATGGTCGAGATATACGCCGACAGCTTACCCAGTTTCAGCGGCCTACTACCGTAAGCAAAGGAGAGAGAAGGCCACCGACGGGAAGATTTTGCTGTGATCATAAGTTCAAGCGTCAATGTTATGCATCGCGAAGTTACTTCTCACCTCACTCTCAACCCTCACTGTTTCATCTCGTATTTTACGATTGAAGCGGAAGTCTCTTGCCGAAGGTGTATCAACGGAAGATGTGGCATTACAGGATTTTTTGTGCCGGTGTGGCTTTCCTGGCGAAACTATGTAATATCTGTGcaactaaaaataaaaataaaaaataagcGATTGCACTTTCACCTTTCGCGGATGACTCCAGACTCGGGTTTGGAGGCTGGCTGAGTTGGCTTATGCGCCGTCCTAAATTGCGGggattgatgatgatgatggccaGGAGTCAGGACATAAGTAGGATGTAagcatttcctttttttagCACTTTATTGATCCCAATCTCATTGACGCCAGATTGACGCACATAAATGCGTATATGCGGTTTGGAAAACGGCGAATGGGATATTTATAAGATCGTGGTAAGGTAAGTATATGCCAGCAAATTGAAAGGAAGTTTTGCTAACGGCTCCAACGGTCGTAAGTGAACCCTTCGCGGCAACTCTGGAGCGGGACATTCCGACGGTGGAAACAGCCGTGAAGCTGAGCTACGCACGTTCATGTTGCTGGCAGAGCTGGGCGTCCACTTTGTCCACTTTGTCGACTAGTTTTTCCTGGCTCCATTCTGCCAGAAACATTACAGCCTGTACAATTGAATACCGCAGTACAGCCAGGACTTTCTTCGGAATATCGGGATGTTGTGGCGGCCGCATTCATTTTGACCCTGATGACGGAACAGAAAAAGACTGGAGCGCAAAAAGCAACATCAATCTCATAAGCTAAAGCTGTTCTGCTGACCACGGACACAAAGGAAAAAACGGCGAGTATGGAGGATGACATAGTTCAAGTTGAAAACACGGACCTATACAAAATTAGAGTGTGCCACAGTTACGGCGGATCACCCTGGTGGGATGATTGCATGTTGATTGCAAGAGGAAACTGAGGCGCAAACAAGGTGTCAAGCTATTTTTAGCGCTGCCGAACCCACGAGCCAATCAGCATCTTCGGCATTAATCACGTGGTATTGTATCGTGTCATGCAAAGTGGCTTCGCCCCTTGGTCGCGAACCTGAATCTTCTGTGTGCATCCAGTCCAAACGCCTGTCTTTGTTTCCACCCCTTACATTTCTACTATATAATATAgatttttctgtttctgtcaAACTGCCTCGCTCACATTCTTCACCGTCACCGCCTTCGTCCAAGCAGGCTACTGGGCGAAGCGACTCTAGTCGAAAGCATCAGCAAAATGGCCCTAGATTCCGGAGAAGGCAAGGGTCTGCCATCATAGAAGCGAGCGAAAAAGCGAAAGTGACGATGGATTGGAGTACGAGTTACCATGCCGGGTCTTCAAGGTGCGTCCGAATCCCACACTGCCTTTAGCGCTAGCACCCTCTCCCTCCGAAGAGGGGCGCCTCGATGCTGATCTGTCTTCTCTTCTTGTGACGCACGCAGCTCGGGATCGCGGTGTAGCTCGGACGAGGAGACGGACGATGACCTGCCATCTGATCTGCGCGGCCGCGATTTTTCAGAGAAGAGGTTGAGGAATGGGGATGCGGTGTCGAGGTTCCGCGGGCCCGTTGCGCTGGCGTCGGCTGCTGCAGGAGCGCGCAGGCCCAGTCCCCACGAGCAATCGTCCGGAGACTCGACAGCGacgacgtcgacgacgaccgTTAAACCTGCGTCTATCTCGAGGCGACGCACGTCGTTcacgcgctcgcgctcgcctGCGGTGACGCGGGTGCCGTTCAATGCCAGCACGGCGGCGCACCACCACAGACACATTTCCCCAGCTGTCAACACCAGGCGCAGTGCCCGACAGAACGCGGTGCTCTTGGCCCCGCGATACCTGTTCCCTGCGCAGTGCCGCGTACAGCTGCGCATGCCGCTGACGTCCCTCGCGTGGACGTTTGCGATGGACACGCGCAAGCTGGCGGAGTCGGTGATTTTGCTTGCGTCGCTTTTGTATGCTGCGAGTCATATAGCGGGGTATACACCGCCGAGTATACCGCCGTTTTCGTATCCTGAAGCGCATGTGTGGCTTGCACTCGGTGCGTATCTGagttctctttccctctgtgtatgtgtgtgcTTAACAATTTTTTCATTCGCGTAGAACTGCGCATTCTGTCCGCTGTATCCTCACTATACATGCTCTGGGTCCAcagcacattcacattcacctctaccaccaccaacaccaccccaaccccaacgaCATCACTCAAAAGCCACACATCCGCACTGAGCGCCCCATCTGTCCCTCTACGCCCGGCGTCTCCGCGCCTTGGGGACGCGAGCCGCGGCGGCAGCGGGCGCCAGGCCGCCCCAACAAGTTACGACAAGAGCGACTTTGGATACGTATGGATGTCCGTCCCCAAAAATTACCGGTGAGTTcacccttttcctttcctcccCCCAACTTGTTTCGGCCCGGCTGACtatatcatttttttttcgtattCTTTGGTTTTCGTTATCTTTTCGGCGTCATCTAACCATCACGCGTTGGAATCATTCGATGATGAATTGGTTAATTATATATGTACataatgaatgaatgaatgggTGGATGGACACGGTAATGTTATGCTTATCGCAGAGATTGCCGCGATGACGGCATACTCACCGGTCTCCTCCTCGGACCTCTAATCGCTACATCCGTCGTCGCGTACACgctcctccaattccactccgtctccgtctccccatccctctccccaacacaaacacaaacacaaacaccaaTACCAACATCTATCCTCCCACAGGGCTGGCGCATCGAGCCCCCCTTATACCTGCGCAACTCGCGCCTGCGCCTCGCGCCCGCGCAGGCGGCGTTGTTGTCGCGCTATGGACTCGTGGATCTGAGCACGTATTGTGCGGTTATTTTGTTGGTGCATGTGTGCGCGAGTTGGTGGGTTGAGGCGCGGGCTAGAGCTAGAGTTAGAGCTAGGGTCGCTGCCGGTGCTGGTACGGGTGTGGGGGCAAACGCGGGTGTTGGTGCGACGGGAagaacaggaggaggaggaggaggaggagtgggagtggtggATGGAGAGCGCGCGTCGGTGCCGCGCAGTGAAGGTCTCCGCTCAAGCTGGTACATCCTCTTTGCGCTATGCACGAGCGTGCTGATGGTCTCGCTCAAACTGGCGCTCAAGGTGTACGATGTTAAATTATGGAACTGTTAAGTCTCCtccctttttctcttttttttttttttttttttttttttgattcgGGCTACTAACTAACGCGTATGAAATAATATGTACAGATTTAAACGTGTTCGAGGCGGTGGTTGCCTCGCTCTTTTATCAATTCTCGCTGTATGTCGCGCTGAGACTTGCCCATCGCGGGTTCACACTTGGCGAGCTCGGGTTGACGTGTTTCGGCGCGACAGCTATCGGCCTCGAATTTCTCAATCTCACCATCGCTCGCGTACGTCTTCCCTTAAAAATCAATTAATCTCATCTAATCTTAACCAattaatctaatctaatctaatctaatcttaAACCACCCAGATCCGACCAATAACAACCCCCTACATCCGAACATACCGCCTCCCCACCCCCCTGCTCACATTCCAAATAGCACTAATAGTAGGCTCACTACTCACAggcttcctcctctcccccTTCCTCGTGCTCTCGCGGAATAACGCGCAGCGGCCCGTGCACCGCTTACGCTTCCCGCAGGAAAAGGCGAGGAATAGGAAGTTGTATGCGGGGGGGTTTTATGGAGGTGCGGTGTTGTGTGTTGGGGTGCTGGTGGGGGTGTGGACGAGGTGGTGTTTGGGTGGGAGGGATCCGTGGGTGTGGGTTGTTTATTATGTTGTTGAAAGGACGGGAGGGGGAgcggagggggagggggtaGGAGGGGATGGGGGGAAAGCGGGAGGGAGGAGAGCGAGAGTGGGTATGGTGGTGTATTGGGCGATATTGGGCCTTTTG
Coding sequences within it:
- a CDS encoding Dolichol kinase EVAN gives rise to the protein MPLTSLAWTFAMDTRKLAESVILLASLLYAASHIAGYTPPSIPPFSYPEAHVWLALELRILSAVSSLYMLWVHSTFTFTSTTTNTTPTPTTSLKSHTSALSAPSVPLRPASPRLGDASRGGSGRQAAPTSYDKSDFGYVWMSVPKNYRDCRDDGILTGLLLGPLIATSVVAYTLLQFHSVSVSPSLSPTQTQTQTPIPTSILPQGWRIEPPLYLRNSRLRLAPAQAALLSRYGLVDLSTYCAVILLVHVCASWWVEARARARVRARVAAGAGTGVGANAGVGATGRTGGGGGGGVGVVDGERASVPRSEGLRSSWYILFALCTSVLMVSLKLALKVYDVKLWNYLNVFEAVVASLFYQFSLYVALRLAHRGFTLGELGLTCFGATAIGLEFLNLTIARIRPITTPYIRTYRLPTPLLTFQIALIVGSLLTGFLLSPFLVLSRNNAQRPVHRLRFPQEKARNRKLYAGGFYGGAVLCVGVLVGVWTRWCLGGRDPWVWVVYYVVERTGGGAEGEGVGGDGGKAGGRRARVGMVVYWAILGLLSVAGWNRQLARSRRFRMRNTTSVGVESMSGDSNALPASSSSLSSSMGMGMGGGTSVDVDGASNSLIAITPSSFPSSSSSSLPNGAGGAAGMMSNVASASGMMSNVASGMMSNVASGMMSNVASGMMSNVASGSGKMMSNVATDLLDAADKRVPTLGLNARRKFFHGLAVVMFVPGIAVDPAFTHLALSVAFALFTFVEYIRYFAIYPFGAAVHLFMNEFLDHRDSGTAILSHFYLLTGSAGSLWLEGPSRLLQFTGILTLGLGDAAASIVGRRIGVHRWSSTTSKTLEGSIAFVGSVVGAAGLLRLAGYVESFSSAGYLGVVCVSALLEAVSDQNDNLTLPLYMWSLLVVCGVA